The DNA sequence GGGAACGTTTCTCTCCGCGCAGAGATCTCGAATCTCGACGAGAGCCCGGTCGAACTCCCTGGGCGAGAGACGCGGCCTCTTCTTCGTGTTCTCGGTCGTTTCGGTCGCTCGCACCCCCGCGACGACTTTCCGAAGCACGAGGTAGGCCCGGCTTGCGGCGAGCGGACCTCCGCTTCTTCCGGCGGCCAGCGCGCGCGCGACCTGCATGTCCGAGCGAGAGCTCCATTCCGACGCGTCGTTGAACCCGAACGAGGCGATCACGAGATCGGGGCGTAGAGCGAATCCTCGCGTCTCCAGGAAACACTTCCCTTGGTACGACGAGTATCCAGGAACGCTCGCGTTCATGACGAGCACGTCGCCGCCGGTCGATCGGCGGAGCATCTCCTCGAGACGGGCGGGCCACGTCTCCTCGTCGTCCACCCCGATCCCGAACGCGCAGGAGTTCCCGAGAACAAGAACGCGGAACTCTCGTTTCTCCCTCGGAATCGGGCGCGAGCGGAGACCGATCTCATTGGTTGATACCTCAAACGTAACCGGATAGCGCCCGATCGTTCCCGAGATCCTTTCGGAATCAAGATTCGGTTTGAGCTTCCAGAAGAGGTCCGGGTCCGGGTCGAAGAGATCAATCATCCCTGGAAGGCCGAGGACCCGGATGAGATCCTCGTGCTCCTTCCGGACAAGATCGTCCTCGTGCGAGACGAACAAGCGGGATCCGATCTCGAACAGCGCGAGCGTGCACGCGCACACGAGAACCGAGAAGAACACGTTCTTGCAAAAGGGGGCGCGTGCGGGCCTTTCGAATTCGGAGGGTCCGGGATAAGAAGCCATGACACCGCCGCTCGGCCGCGACCGACGGGGGAGGCGGCGCGGTTGTCCGCCGGACCCGCTCGCCGCACGAGTCCTTCGGGATCCGAGCGATCGCTGGAAGTCGCCGAGAGGCGGCGCATCCGGCGGCTTACGGCAACAGTTTATCATGAACGAGCGCGTGTTGTACAGGCGCAAGCAAGCGGTTATGAAAGCGGGGGAGAGTCTCCCTCGGCCTTCGACGCGTCCCCGCCGTCCTCGAGCAGAGGTTGGATCACCGGCGCGAGAAGCTTCAAGACATGCACCGGGAGCGTGCTCGTGAAACGGTACTCCCCTTCCTCCGGCTTCTCGACGTAGGCGACGACTGTTCCGAAGAAGCGGTCCCCGATCAAGAAGACGAACGACGCCGTCCGGCTCATGATGACGGAATCGATGAGCGCGCCGCCCGCGCCGTAAGTCTTATGCCGGTTGTCTCCGGTCCCCGTTTTTCCGCCGACTTCCCAGGTCCTTCCGTCGCTCGACGCGAACGCGCCGCGGAGCCTCCGCGCGGTCCCTTCCTCCACCACACCGATCAGCTCGCGGCGGAGACAATCGGCCACCGGCGGCGAAAGTACCCGCTCTCCCATCGACCGGCGATCGCCGGAAAGCTTCGTCTCGAAGGGGGTCCCTTCCGCGAAATGCAGCTCGCGTACGCGCGCCGTCGGAAAGCGAACGCCGCCGTTCTGGATGATCCCAGCGAGCTCGGCGAGCGCCGCGGGGCGATCGCCGGAGCTTCCGATCGCGGTCGCGTACGAAGGGACCAAGGAGCCGAACGGATAGCCGAGCCGTTTCCATGAACGGTGAATTTCCTGGAACGCCTCCATCTCGAGAAGCGTCCGGATGCGTTTGTCCTGTTTGTCTTTCTCGTGCGTCCGAAAGAGCCACTCATAGACGGCGAGGCGTTCATCCTTGCTCGCTGCGATCGCCTCGTCGAGGGTCGCCTCCGGATTGCGCCGGAGATACGCGACCGTCCACACCTCGAGCGGGTGGACACGCGCGACGAAGCCGCGATCGACAAGCGAGATCGCGTCCCCTGCGTAGCTTTGATGGAGCCGGAGGATCGTCGCGTCGGGGAGCTTCGATTGCGGAAGGTTCCCGCGAAGGAACGACGCCAAGTCGTCCACGCCCGCCTCCGGAACCGCTCCGCAGTAGAGGGCCGCGAGGCGCGACGGGGAAAGCTGCCTCCCCTCGATGAGGAGCTCGAGCGCCTCTTCCGCCTTCTTCTCCTTATACTTGCCGTGGAACCGCCGGATGAAGATCCTTCCTTCCCGATCCGCGAAGCGCTCGAGGTATTCCCTGCGCCGAGGATCCGCCGCGTTCTCCAAGACCTCCATGCCGCCCGGTCCTCGATACTTGAAGTACTCGACGACGTCGCCCATGAGCCGGATGAAGACGAGGTTGACCGAGT is a window from the Candidatus Eisenbacteria bacterium genome containing:
- a CDS encoding SGNH/GDSL hydrolase family protein — translated: MFFSVLVCACTLALFEIGSRLFVSHEDDLVRKEHEDLIRVLGLPGMIDLFDPDPDLFWKLKPNLDSERISGTIGRYPVTFEVSTNEIGLRSRPIPREKREFRVLVLGNSCAFGIGVDDEETWPARLEEMLRRSTGGDVLVMNASVPGYSSYQGKCFLETRGFALRPDLVIASFGFNDASEWSSRSDMQVARALAAGRSGGPLAASRAYLVLRKVVAGVRATETTENTKKRPRLSPREFDRALVEIRDLCAERNVPVLFLIWPFRKQMEEKNDALLAYQRIVAEVGERERVPLIDLVGPFLEAEGDLFVDNLHANAAGCRVAAEAIVSVLEGARVD
- a CDS encoding glycosyl transferase family 51, whose translation is AGLDAFRLLDQGDPSRIIYSVTIYEKGEGENLLRVQADNLNQPLNINEGTQLELGSSAKLRTLATYLEVVAELRERLTSPPGDSLRAKAIEKNDPLTRWAARYLASDSDTSLEAMLDAALERRYSASPGEGFFTGGGLHHFSNFNPEDDDKVYSVRDAFRHSVNLVFIRLMGDVVEYFKYRGPGGMEVLENAADPRRREYLERFADREGRIFIRRFHGKYKEKKAEEALELLIEGRQLSPSRLAALYCGAVPEAGVDDLASFLRGNLPQSKLPDATILRLHQSYAGDAISLVDRGFVARVHPLEVWTVAYLRRNPEATLDEAIAASKDERLAVYEWLFRTHEKDKQDKRIRTLLEMEAFQEIHRSWKRLGYPFGSLVPSYATAIGSSGDRPAALAELAGIIQNGGVRFPTARVRELHFAEGTPFETKLSGDRRSMGERVLSPPVADCLRRELIGVVEEGTARRLRGAFASSDGRTWEVGGKTGTGDNRHKTYGAGGALIDSVIMSRTASFVFLIGDRFFGTVVAYVEKPEEGEYRFTSTLPVHVLKLLAPVIQPLLEDGGDASKAEGDSPPLS